From the Primulina tabacum isolate GXHZ01 chromosome 3, ASM2559414v2, whole genome shotgun sequence genome, one window contains:
- the LOC142538694 gene encoding uncharacterized protein LOC142538694 codes for MEVLKRHRIKPPKRKAPEGEDSSSSIVVDEFSKLLKEQAKLCHFSTDQDCEDFVATKVSVNVSALKWQEFKDLFYDKYFSQDVRSQKVKEFLEMKQGNMSIQEYILKFEEECRFSPYLASNDIEKGEHFLRGVRAEIKRDVRMSKAASYKEIVEKARMAEQDEKEIDRERQLKRQDFSTKGQGSGWKGKGKFRGNEKEDHRPKAPMPLPAYDRPVCPKCGKMHTGECLVGSYRCFRCRGVGHVIRNCPVKGEKRKDRVQDRIFSMTKEGSNPDSSVISGTNLISCKAAITLIDTGATHSFMSEIFLRSLNVVPSYEPLHYSILFPSGDEIWPSSILKGCTVQVNEKIYFADLIIIPMVAFDVILGMNWLSSYRAVIDCVAKMVRFLAEDDDSGIFQSSGISLGTPCISCLKAQVMLSKECQGFLATVIDVNTEMTMKLNEIEVVQDFPDVFADDVPRLQPDREFEFVIDVVPRTARISKAPYRMAPTEMKELKNQLQDLLDKGFIHPITCWAFGVRARAFWVQGTKIYLLWLIPEGLTLLLRLLIEQRELKLESLGREVFSIRNDPNSNSSDSISDRVIVAVTVKT; via the exons atggaagtgctgaAACG gcacaG GATCAAGCCGCCTAAGCGTAAAGCACCAGAAGGGGAGGATAGTTCATCATCTATAGTTGTTGATGAATTTAGTAAGTTACTGAAAGAACAGGCCAAG CTGTGCCATTTTTCTACTGACCAAGACTGCGAGGATTTTGTAGCCACCAAGGTATCAGTTAATGTCTCGGCACTCAAGTGGCAggagtttaaagatttattctacgataaatatttttctcaagATGTTCGAAGTCAGAAAGTGAAGGAATTTCTAGAAATGAAGCAAGGAAATATGTCAATACAAGAGTATATTCTCAAATTCGAAGAGGAGTGTCGGTTTTCCCCATATCTTGCCAGCAATGACATTGAAAAGGGCGAGCATTTTCTGAGAGGTGTTCGGGCTGAAATTAAAAGAGACGTTCGAATGTCTAAAGCTGCTTCATATAAAGAGATTGTTGAAAAAGCAAGGATGGCCGAGCAGGACGAGAAGGAAATTGACAGAGAAAGACAGTTGAAGCGCCAAGATTTTTCTACTAAGGGCCAAGGTTCTGGATGGAAAGGTAAGGGTAAGTTCAGAGGAAATGAAAAAGAGGATCATCGACCCAAAGCTCCTATGCCACTGCCTGCATATGATCGACCTGTATGTCCAAAATGTGGAAAAATGCATACAGGTGAGTGTTTGGTTGGAAGTTATCGATGTTTTCGTTGTAGAGGTGTTGGACATGTCATCAGAAATTGTCCGGTAAAAGGTGAGAAAAGGAAAGATAGGGTTCAAGATAGAATCTTCTCAATGACTAAAGAAGGTTcaaatcctgattcttctgttATATCAGGTACTAACTTAATTTCATGCAAGGccgctattacattgattgacACTGGTGCTACGCATTCCTTTATGTCTGAAATTTTCTTGCGCTCCTTGAATGTTGTTCCATCCTATGAACCCCTTCACTATAGTATTTTGTTTCCATCGGGAGACGAAATATGGCCTTCTAGTATTCTTAAAGGTTGTACAGTGCAAGTAAATGAGAAAATCTATTTTGCTGATCTTATTATTATTCCCATGGTGGCgtttgatgttattttgggaatgAACTGGCTATCGTCATATCGTGCCGTTATTGACTGCGTAGCTAAGATGGTGCGATTTCTTGCAGAAGATGATGATAGCGGGATTTTCCAGAGTTCAGGTATTTCGCTTGGCACTCCTTGTATTTCTTGTTTGAAAGCTCAGGTAATGTTATCAAAGGAGTGTCAGGGGTTTTTAGCTACTGTAATAGATGTGAATACTGAGATGACAATGAAGTTGAATGAGATTGAAGTAGTTCAGGATTTTCCTGacgtatttgcagatgatgtgcCTAGATTGCAACCTGACCGTGAatttgagtttgtgattgacgtGGTTCCACGTACTGCTCGGATTTCAAAAGCTCCTTACCGAATGGCCCCGACTGAAATGAAGGAGCTGAAGAatcagttgcaggatctattagACAAAGGCTTTATTCATccga TTACTTGTTGGGCTTTTGGAGTAAGAGCAAGagcattttgggttcaaggaactaag ATATATTTACTTTGGTTAATACCggaaggcctaacacttttgctgaggctcttgatcgagcAAAGGGAGCTGAAACTGGAATCTTTAGGCAGAGAGGTTTTTAGTATTCGCAACGACCCCAACAGCAACAGTTCCGACAGCATTTCAGACAGGGTAATAGTGGCGGTAACAGTGAAAACATAA